The Ziziphus jujuba cultivar Dongzao chromosome 5, ASM3175591v1 genome segment GGATTTCGACATTCAAACTTTATACTGTACACATacagaggaaaaaataaataaataaaaaaagattatgaGAACAGTGACCTTTTAGAAATCTGTGTTCAATACAGGTCATAATAATTCATAAGTTTTTGCTGTCCAGTTGGGCTACTCCTATTTGTGTTGTGTTACGTGTATATCACTTTTGTCAACTTGGGATGCAAAGATATCCAACATTAAAGACTTTAttatagacaaaaataaaataaaataaaatagatacgATTGTTTATACAGAATACAGGTAACGTGATGCAACATACATTTATTATCGATCATATACGTTATTTCGGTATTatacattataaaaaataactgGATTACATACTGAATCATTTATTGATCATTATAGTGGTTTGGAACTTGGTAATTCCAAGTCTTGCAACTTGGTAAGCCTTAGTCTTTATCATGGTattaaaagcataaataaatattaaataaaaaatagtaactTTTGCTACTTTTGACAAAAGCCTCTCTCTCAACAACGCCTATATAAAGCCAACACTTTTCATATCATTTCTTAACAAGCTATTGGACTTCCTTAGCCCACAACTAGTCAAATATTCAATAGCCAACTTTGGTTTTTTTAACAAACTAAAAACGAAGCAAAAACATGGAAGCTTCAACATATATTATCCATTTGAAACACTCTTTTGCAATCCTCTTTTCCATTGTCCTCCTCCTCCATACTCTCTTAGCTGGCACCCTTTTCACCCATCTCCTCCGCCTCCTCACCATCAACCCCATCATCTCACTATCATGCGCCTGGTGCGCCCTTATTTCTTTCATTTACTACTACTCCTCTCGTCCCTATCCCATTTTACTCCTAAACTATTCCTGCTACAAACCAGACACTTCTCAGAAAGGAAATTACAAAGCCTCCATCGACTTCGTTCGCCGAACGAAGCGATTCACCCATGAAAGCGAACAATTCATGCACAGAATCTATCTCAACTCCGGTCTTGGAGACGAAACTTATGTTCCCAAATTCGTTTTCGAACCCAAATTCGAACCGAAGCTGGAATCCTCCATGGATGAAGCTCGACACGGCATGTTTTCTGCTGTCGAATCACTTCTTTCCAAAACCAAGATCGACCCGGATCGTATCGACTCGTTGATCATCACCTGCGGTAGCTTCTCCCCTGTTCCTTCCCTGTCATCCTTGGTTGTGAACCGGTTCAAGCTCAAACCCACCATTAAGGCCTATAACTTGAACGGAATGGGATGCAGTTCCGGCGTGCTCGCCATCGACATGGCTTCGAAGCTGCTCAAAAGCAGCAAACAGATTGGTTACGCTCTCGTCGTCATTATAGAGACTATCAGTTCCAGCTGGTACTTCGGGGAAAACCGCTCCATGCTTGTCACCAACTGTATATTCCGCATCGGCTGCGCCGCCGCATTGATCACCAACGACCCCAGCCGCCGGAGATTCGCCAAAATGGAGCTGGTCGACTCCCTCAGAACTCACCACGGTGCCGACGACAGGTCGTACCGAGCCGCATTCCAAGAAGAAGACGAGAAGGGCACCCTTGGGATTTCACTCAACAAAGATTTGGTCAGGGTTGCAGGAGCAAACCTACGTGAGCATATCAGAATTCTGGGGCCCAGAGTTCTTCCGCTGAGTCAACTCGTTTTGTACCTTTACTCGGAGGTGGTTTCTGTGTTGTCCCGGGGCGAGTCGAAGCCGAGAGTTCCGGATTTCACGACGGCTTTCGACCATTTCTGTGTTCATACCGGAGGGAAGGCGGTGATAGAGCAGGTTGGAAAGGTTTTGGGGCTCGGAGATGAGAAGACTGAACCGGCGAAAATGACATTGCACCGGTTTGGGAACACGTCGTCAAGTTTGGTATTCTATGAGTTGGCCTATTTGGAGGCTAAAAGGATGGTTAGAGAAGGGGATAGGATGTGGGTGGTTGCATTTGGAACTGGTTTTAAGATTGGGAGTTTGGTTTGGAAATCACTCACTGATTTGGATCAAGATTTTGATAATCCTTGGAATGATTGTATCCACAGGTACCCATTAAAAACTTGGTAATTGTTtttaccttaaaaaataaaatttatggtaGATTAAAATGGCGATTTTGGAAAACTAAGAAAAGTTTATAAATAGATCTTACTTAGTCATAGTGCCATTTATTTGGTCTTGGAAGAGGGCTGGTTTACTTGAGTTTCCGAAATATGGTACTATTAAGTtagttattaaatttagaataatattGTATCCAATATTCTATATGTGTACAATATTTTATAGAATAAGGCTCGAATAATTAGTAGTAATAACAAAAGTTGAGAATAATATTGTTAAGCGAAAGATTGCCCTAGGGGTTGAATAagcactacgcgaaaattgatatctagcgacactcactTAACGACGCTACAAAAcaaatgcgtctaaaaaaataaaaccgcaaCTTTGAgtttaatgcgtcagtaaaaattcaataaatatacgatgcATCAAAAAACTGTCGACCTCaaaaggtcgctaaaaacaaaaaacatgcaACACATTTGTTAAGGGTCGCTGAATATGAAGCTAAACAGAGTCGTCATTAATACTAcgtgtatattttatctgaattgtattgtacgtttaaatgctactcatgaaaaatgaatactaaccactaatctatgtttacataataataaaatttaattatataagattgttgttcaattatataatttttcttgtatagcttattcttgcaaatctcttaaatagtatttttttatttcaactacaaataaccagtaaaaatattagagcaatataattgagctgatttttttttttttttgcttttttgttttttttaatagaggtaacaagcgacgcactatttagattgtgcgtcacctgttaccttccctttactttttaatttttttaagtttttttaaacaatctaattttattttaacaataaataaccaataaaaatattagagtaacataactgggttttttttttttaatatatacttaacaggcgacgcactatttagattgtgcgtcgcctgttcactcctatctttttttttttacttgttttaatcaatcaaattttattttaacaacaaataagcagtaaaaatattatagtaaCATAACCgagctgtttttttatttattttttattatatatgttacaggAGACGCACTAATTAGAttgtacgtcgcctgttctcttccttttactttctaatttttttagtttttttaaacaatctaattttatttcaacaaaaaataaccagtaaaaatattagaccgACAAAACGagctcttttatatatatatatatatagttaacaggcgacgcactatatagattgtgcgttgcctgttctctctttccctttttttatagttcttttaattaatctaattttaattcaacaacaaacaacccataaaaatattagagcaatataactaagctgttttttttttttttttttttggtggttatgtgtaataggcgatgcaccaataagattgtgtgtcgcctgttctctct includes the following:
- the LOC107410066 gene encoding 3-ketoacyl-CoA synthase 17, whose translation is MEASTYIIHLKHSFAILFSIVLLLHTLLAGTLFTHLLRLLTINPIISLSCAWCALISFIYYYSSRPYPILLLNYSCYKPDTSQKGNYKASIDFVRRTKRFTHESEQFMHRIYLNSGLGDETYVPKFVFEPKFEPKLESSMDEARHGMFSAVESLLSKTKIDPDRIDSLIITCGSFSPVPSLSSLVVNRFKLKPTIKAYNLNGMGCSSGVLAIDMASKLLKSSKQIGYALVVIIETISSSWYFGENRSMLVTNCIFRIGCAAALITNDPSRRRFAKMELVDSLRTHHGADDRSYRAAFQEEDEKGTLGISLNKDLVRVAGANLREHIRILGPRVLPLSQLVLYLYSEVVSVLSRGESKPRVPDFTTAFDHFCVHTGGKAVIEQVGKVLGLGDEKTEPAKMTLHRFGNTSSSLVFYELAYLEAKRMVREGDRMWVVAFGTGFKIGSLVWKSLTDLDQDFDNPWNDCIHRYPLKTW